From Lycium ferocissimum isolate CSIRO_LF1 chromosome 12, AGI_CSIRO_Lferr_CH_V1, whole genome shotgun sequence, one genomic window encodes:
- the LOC132039198 gene encoding putative late blight resistance protein homolog R1B-16 yields MAFAAVTVCLQTLDQIFSPNPFLKLDKDEHCKFLSEKLGIFQRFLVDSANKRDNLKMVEELERRIRDVSYRAQDYVEELASFSWKDLDLVGCYDRVYSTKGCLSQIIEEIKLIELEVMKNYEQMSCHANVYESESYLLESSPEKGPVVQDFVVGLDDDVLEIKTRLCSFSSKLEVVSLVGMGGIGKSTLARMVYDDSLIKYHFGSHAWVTMKDRQVKGFLLGLLDGIVELTNEIREKNSEQLAEMLYKKLKFKRYIIVLDDVWSTEDWDKIKRCLPDDKNGSRILLTTRLMKVALHAKSDSSPYCLKFLDLERSWELLCHKVFGRKSDHPDLEDIGKKIAEQCKGLPLTVLVVAGLLSKMQRTRSCWETFAKTFRSIGTDEHKKCLDVLALSYRNLPHHLKACFIYMCAFPAEIAIHFRLLVTLWIAEGFLTTGKHNTLENYAEECLEDLVNRNLIIVKKRRSNGRVKSCAIHDLLRDLGLREAQRENFFYLPGLSDTTNTLHCVRRLSYHGVFSFEVPWKPLLPLSRTLFLFGKPKFLRESQLHGPLLYKLLRVLRLVDVSFDYFPAQVLQLVHLRYLALVVHRPECPELISRLWNLQTFILKRCGRLNFPRTLWEMEQLRHVYLVQGVCLLPNPTSGFNGCKVLTNLQTVTHMRVESCTREVIVNVPNLKKLAITGLGQYACGQRSSYYLNNLLYLKQLEKLTLSNHGKLCMDFCPSSLKKLVLQRCYLSRGFTSPLCMLPNLEILKLKRAEFEQHTWNLTEEVFSNLKYLKLDSLVLMEWNASCVNFPKLEHLILERCYFQEDIPHDIGNIYTLQCIEVRSCPVVVEMSVRRVQEEQKDMGNDSLNVSIEKSSIKSSIIIKSSTRIKSSTSIKSSVSF; encoded by the coding sequence ATGGCCTTTGCTGCTGTGACTGTTTGTTTACAGACCCTTGATCAGATTTTTAGTCCCAACCCTTTTTTGAAACTTGATAAAGATGAACATTGTAAATTTCTTTCTGAAAAACTTGGAATCTTCCAGAGATTTCTTGTGGACTCTGCAAATAAACGCGATAATCTTAAAATGGTAGAAGAGTTGGAGAGACGGATTCGAGATGTGTCTTATAGAGCACAAGATTATGTTGAGGAATTGGCCTCCTTTAGTTGGAAAGACTTGGATCTAGTGGGGTGTTATGATAGGGTGTATAGTACCAAGGGCTGCTTGTCCCAAATAATAGAAGAAataaaattgattgaattggaAGTGATGAAGAATTATGAGCAAATGTCTTGTCATGCCAATGTTTATGAATCTGAGAGTTACTTGCTTGAAAGCTCACCAGAAAAAGGTCCAGTAGTACAAGACTTTGTGGTTGGCCTAGACGATGATGTGTTGGAGATAAAAACCCGGCTATGCTCTTTCTCGTCTAAGTTGGAGGTTGTCTCTCTTGTGGGTATGGGAGGCATTGGCAAAAGCACCCTTGCTAGAATGGTTTATGATGACTCCCTCATTAAATATCACTTCGGGAGTCATGCTTGGGTCACAATGAAAGACCGTCAAGTGAAAGGATTCTTGCTTGGTCTACTGGATGGTATTGTTGAGCTTACCAATGAGATTCGTGAGAAAAATAGCGAGCAATTGGCAGAAATGTTGTATAAGAAGTTAAAGTTTAAGCGGTATATCATCGTCTTGGATGATGTGTGGTCCACAGAGGATTGggataaaataaaaaggtgTCTCCCTGATGACAAGAATGGAAGCCGGATCTTGCTAACTACCCGACTTATGAAAGTGGCATTACATGCTAAATCTGATAGCTCTCCGTACTGCTTAAAGTTCTTGGATTTGGAAAGAAGCTGGGAGCTTCTATGTCATAAGgtgttcggaagaaaatctgaccATCCAGATCTAGAGGATATTGGAAAGAAGATTGCAGAACAATGCAAAGGGCTACCTCTAACAGTTCTTGTGGTGGCTGGCCTGCTATCTAAGATGCAAAGGACTAGGAGCTGTTGGGAGACTTTTGCAAAAACATTTCGTTCAATTGGTACCGATGAGCACAAGAAATGCTTAGATGTACTTGCTTTGAGTTACAGAAACTTGCCACATCACTTGAAAGCTTGTTTCATTTATATGTGTGCATTTCCAGCAGAGATTGCGATCCATTTCCGGCTATTGGTAACACTATGGATTGCTGAGGGATTTCTAACTACAGGAAAGCATAATACCTTGGAAAACTATGCAGAAGAATGTTTGGAAGATCTTGTGAATCGAAATCTCATTATTGTCAAAAAGAGGAGATCCAATGGTCGAGTCAAAAGTTGTGCTATTCATGATCTTCTGCGCGACTTAGGCTTGAGAGAAGCCCAAAGGGAGAACTTTTTTTATCTCCCTGGACTTTCTGACACAACTAATACTTTGCACTGTGTCCGTCGTCTCAGTTACCATGGTGTTTTCTCTTTTGAAGTTCCCTGGAAGCCACTGCTTCCCCTCTCCCGAACTCTATTCCTTTTCGGTAAACCGAAATTTCTACGTGAGTCACAATTGCATGGTCCTTTACTGTATAAGTTGTTGAGAGTATTGCGCCTGGTAGATGTTTCTTTTGATTATTTTCCGGCTCAAGTTCTGCAACTGGTTCATTTAAGGTATCTTGCGCTAGTGGTCCATCGGCCCGAATGCCCTGAATTAATTTCAAGGCTCTGGAACTTACAGaccttcattttgaaaagatGTGGAAGATTGAATTTTCCTCGAACATTATGGGAAATGGAACAATTAAGGCATGTCTATTTGGTTCAAGGAGTATGTCTTTTACCTAATCCCACGTCTGGCTTCAATGGTTGTAAGGTTTTGACGAATCTACAAACAGTAACCCATATGAGAGTTGAAAGTTGTACAAGAGAAGTCATTGTTAATGTTCCCAATCTCAAGAAATTGGCAATAACAGGTCTGGGACAGTATGCTTGCGGTCAGCGATCATCCTATTACCTCAATAATCTTCTCTATTTGAAGCAGCTCGAAAAATTAACGCTGAGTAACCATGGTAAGTTGTGCATGGATTTTTGCCCCTCAAGCCTCAAGAAGTTGGTTCTGCAGAGGTGTTATCTCTCACGTGGATTTACGAGCCCTCTTTGTATGTTACCTAATCTTGAGATTCTTAAACTGAAGCGTGCAGAATTTGAGCAACACACTTGGAATCTAACCGAAGAAGTGTTCAGTAATTTGAAGTACCTAAAACTGGACTCTCTTGTGCTTATGGAATGGAATGCTAGCTGCGTGAACTTTCCAAAACTTGAACATCTAATTCTGGAACGTTGTTACTTCCAAGAGGATATCCCTCATGATATAGGGAACATTTATACATTACAATGCATTGAGGTGCGTTCCTGTCCTGTGGTTGTTGAAATGTCTGTTCGAAGAGTACAAGAGGAACAGAAGGATATGGGGAATGACAGCCTCAATGTTTCTATCGAGAAGAGCAGCATCAAATCATCAATTATAATCAAATCATCAACTAGAATCAAATCATCAACTAGCATCAAATCATCAGTCAGCTTTTAG